The Chaetodon auriga isolate fChaAug3 chromosome 22, fChaAug3.hap1, whole genome shotgun sequence genome contains a region encoding:
- the atp5f1c gene encoding ATP synthase F(1) complex subunit gamma, mitochondrial isoform X2: MFARTSALVFTPQCGQVRNMATLKDITIRLKSIKNIQKITKSMKMVAAAKYARAEKQLKPARVYGTGALALYEKAEIKGPEDKAGKHLIVGVTSDRGLCGAIHSGVAKVIKSEIASLTGAGKDVMVINVGDKLRGLLHRTHGKHILLNCKEVGRKPPSFGDASIVATELLSSGYEFDQGSVIFNRFRSVISYKTDQKPLFSLDTVANAESMGIYDDIDADVLRNYQEFALVNIIYLALRESSTSEQSARMTAMDSASKNASEMIDKLTLTFNRTRQAVITKELIEIISGAAAL, encoded by the exons ATGTTCGCCAGGACCAGCGCGTTGGTGTTCACCCCACAATG TGGGCAGGTCAGGAACATGGCTACCTTGAAGGACA tcACCATTCGGTTGAAGTCCATCAAGAACATCCAGAAAATCACCAAGTCCATGAAAATGGTGGCTGCTGCCAAGTACGCCCGTGCTGAGAAGCAGCTGAAGCCAGCCAGAGTGTACGGCACTGGAGCTCTGG ctctgtacgAGAAGGCCGAGATCAAAGGGCCGGAGGACAAGGCCGGCAAGCATTTGATCGTTGGCGTGACCTCCGACCGTGGACTCTGTGGTGCCATCCACTCTGGTGTGGCCAAGGTCATTAAGAGCGAGATCGCCAGCCTGACCGGCGCTGGCAAGGATGTCATGGTGATCAATGTGGGAGACAAGCTGAGAGGCCTGCTGCACAG AACTCATGGAAAGCACATCCTTCTGAACTGCAAGGAGGTCGGCCGCAAGCCCCCCAGCTTCGGTGATGCTTCCATTGTTGCCACTGAGCTGCTCAGCAGTGGATATGAGTTTGATCAGGGCTCTGTCATCTTCAACAGATTCAG gtcTGTCATCTCATACAAGACGGACCAGAAGCCTCTGTTCTCCTTAGACACCGTAGCTAACGCAG agagcaTGGGCATCTACGATGACATAGATGCTGACGTGCTGAGGAACTACCAGGAGTTTGCTCTGGTCAACATCATCTACCTGGCCCTGAGGGAGTCCTCCACCAGTGAGCAGAGCGCCAGGATGACCGCCATGGACAGCGCCAGCAAGAACGCCT CTGAGATGATTGACAAGCTGACCCTCACCTTCAACCGCACCAGACAGGCCGTCATCACCAAGGAGCTCATTGAGATCATCTCCGGAGCTGCTGCCCT aTAA
- the atp5f1c gene encoding ATP synthase F(1) complex subunit gamma, mitochondrial isoform X1 produces the protein MFARTSALVFTPQCGQVRNMATLKDITIRLKSIKNIQKITKSMKMVAAAKYARAEKQLKPARVYGTGALALYEKAEIKGPEDKAGKHLIVGVTSDRGLCGAIHSGVAKVIKSEIASLTGAGKDVMVINVGDKLRGLLHRTHGKHILLNCKEVGRKPPSFGDASIVATELLSSGYEFDQGSVIFNRFRSVISYKTDQKPLFSLDTVANAESMGIYDDIDADVLRNYQEFALVNIIYLALRESSTSEQSARMTAMDSASKNASEMIDKLTLTFNRTRQAVITKELIEIISGAAALN, from the exons ATGTTCGCCAGGACCAGCGCGTTGGTGTTCACCCCACAATG TGGGCAGGTCAGGAACATGGCTACCTTGAAGGACA tcACCATTCGGTTGAAGTCCATCAAGAACATCCAGAAAATCACCAAGTCCATGAAAATGGTGGCTGCTGCCAAGTACGCCCGTGCTGAGAAGCAGCTGAAGCCAGCCAGAGTGTACGGCACTGGAGCTCTGG ctctgtacgAGAAGGCCGAGATCAAAGGGCCGGAGGACAAGGCCGGCAAGCATTTGATCGTTGGCGTGACCTCCGACCGTGGACTCTGTGGTGCCATCCACTCTGGTGTGGCCAAGGTCATTAAGAGCGAGATCGCCAGCCTGACCGGCGCTGGCAAGGATGTCATGGTGATCAATGTGGGAGACAAGCTGAGAGGCCTGCTGCACAG AACTCATGGAAAGCACATCCTTCTGAACTGCAAGGAGGTCGGCCGCAAGCCCCCCAGCTTCGGTGATGCTTCCATTGTTGCCACTGAGCTGCTCAGCAGTGGATATGAGTTTGATCAGGGCTCTGTCATCTTCAACAGATTCAG gtcTGTCATCTCATACAAGACGGACCAGAAGCCTCTGTTCTCCTTAGACACCGTAGCTAACGCAG agagcaTGGGCATCTACGATGACATAGATGCTGACGTGCTGAGGAACTACCAGGAGTTTGCTCTGGTCAACATCATCTACCTGGCCCTGAGGGAGTCCTCCACCAGTGAGCAGAGCGCCAGGATGACCGCCATGGACAGCGCCAGCAAGAACGCCT CTGAGATGATTGACAAGCTGACCCTCACCTTCAACCGCACCAGACAGGCCGTCATCACCAAGGAGCTCATTGAGATCATCTCCGGAGCTGCTGCCCT GAACTGA
- the atp5f1c gene encoding ATP synthase F(1) complex subunit gamma, mitochondrial isoform X3, translating to MFARTSALVFTPQCGQVRNMATLKDITIRLKSIKNIQKITKSMKMVAAAKYARAEKQLKPARVYGTGALALYEKAEIKGPEDKAGKHLIVGVTSDRGLCGAIHSGVAKVIKSEIASLTGAGKDVMVINVGDKLRGLLHRTHGKHILLNCKEVGRKPPSFGDASIVATELLSSGYEFDQGSVIFNRFRSVISYKTDQKPLFSLDTVANAESMGIYDDIDADVLRNYQEFALVNIIYLALRESSTSEQSARMTAMDSASKNASEMIDKLTLTFNRTRQAVITKELIEIISGAAAL from the exons ATGTTCGCCAGGACCAGCGCGTTGGTGTTCACCCCACAATG TGGGCAGGTCAGGAACATGGCTACCTTGAAGGACA tcACCATTCGGTTGAAGTCCATCAAGAACATCCAGAAAATCACCAAGTCCATGAAAATGGTGGCTGCTGCCAAGTACGCCCGTGCTGAGAAGCAGCTGAAGCCAGCCAGAGTGTACGGCACTGGAGCTCTGG ctctgtacgAGAAGGCCGAGATCAAAGGGCCGGAGGACAAGGCCGGCAAGCATTTGATCGTTGGCGTGACCTCCGACCGTGGACTCTGTGGTGCCATCCACTCTGGTGTGGCCAAGGTCATTAAGAGCGAGATCGCCAGCCTGACCGGCGCTGGCAAGGATGTCATGGTGATCAATGTGGGAGACAAGCTGAGAGGCCTGCTGCACAG AACTCATGGAAAGCACATCCTTCTGAACTGCAAGGAGGTCGGCCGCAAGCCCCCCAGCTTCGGTGATGCTTCCATTGTTGCCACTGAGCTGCTCAGCAGTGGATATGAGTTTGATCAGGGCTCTGTCATCTTCAACAGATTCAG gtcTGTCATCTCATACAAGACGGACCAGAAGCCTCTGTTCTCCTTAGACACCGTAGCTAACGCAG agagcaTGGGCATCTACGATGACATAGATGCTGACGTGCTGAGGAACTACCAGGAGTTTGCTCTGGTCAACATCATCTACCTGGCCCTGAGGGAGTCCTCCACCAGTGAGCAGAGCGCCAGGATGACCGCCATGGACAGCGCCAGCAAGAACGCCT CTGAGATGATTGACAAGCTGACCCTCACCTTCAACCGCACCAGACAGGCCGTCATCACCAAGGAGCTCATTGAGATCATCTCCGGAGCTGCTGCCCTGTGA
- the kin gene encoding DNA/RNA-binding protein KIN17 → MGKADFLSPKAIANRIKSKGLQKLRWYCQMCQKQCRDENGFKCHCMSESHQRQLLLASEDPNKFMDYFSDEFKSDFVELLRRRFGTKRVHNNIVYNEYISNREHVHMNSTQWETLTDFTKWLGREGLCKVDETPKGWYIQYIDRDPETIRRQEEQARKKKQDLDDEERSAKFIEEQVRRGRDGKETDETPVFTELKRESEEEKVAFNLGASACVAGPSKSSSALGANALKAAPSTSSSSSTKRKDMSSSSDSRAEKKKKSALEEIMEMEEQKKKKQQEVRTDYWLQPNIVVKVITKRLGERYHKKKAVVTEVRDKYAAVVKMIDSGDKLKLDQNHVETVIPAPGKRVLILNGPYRDAEALLEGINEKNFSARLTLDSGQQKGNTVDVAYEDFSKLA, encoded by the exons ATGGGAAAAGCAGACTTCCTCTCCCCCAAGGCGATAGCCAACCGGATAAAATCCAAAGGTCTCCAGAAGTTGAGATGGTACTGTCAGATGTGCCAAAAACAATGCCGAGATGAG AACGGGTTCAAGTGTCACTGCATGTCAGAGTCCCACcagaggcagctgctgctggcttcaGAGGACCCCAACAAGTTCATGGACTATTTCTCTGA TGAGTTCAAAAGCGACTTCGTGGAGCTGCTCAGGAGACGTTTTG GGACCAAACGAGTGCACAACAACATTGTCTACAATGAATACATCAGCAACAGAGAGCACGTCCACATGAACTCCACACAGTGGGAGACCCTCACTGACTTCACCAAGTGGCTGGGCAGAGAAG GCCTCTGCAAGGTCGACGAGACGCCTAAAGGCTGGTACATCCAGTACATCGACCGCGACCCGGAGACCATCCGCCGGCAAGAGGAGCAGgcgaggaagaagaagcaggacCTGGATGACGAGGAGCGGAGCGCCAAGTTCATTGAGGAGCAGGTCCGCAGAGGCCGCGACGGCAAGGAGACGGAC GAAACTCCAGttttcacagagctgaaacGTGAGAGCGAAGAAGAAAAAG TTGCTTTCAACCTGGGCGCCTCTGCATGTGTCGCCGGTCCGTCCAAATCGAG TTCTGCTCTGGGTGCCAACGCTCTCAAAGCAGCACCGTCGACGTCGTCTTCGTCGTCCACAAAGAGGAAAGACATGTCCTCCAGTTCAGACTCGAGggcggagaagaagaagaaatccgCCCTGGAGGAGATCATGGAG atggaggagcagaagaagaagaagcagcaggaggtcaGAACAGATTACTGGCTGCAGCCCAACATCGTGGTCAAAGTCATCACCAAGAGGCTGGGAGAGAGGTACCACAAGAAGAAGGCTGTCGTCACG GAGGTGCGAGACAAATACGCAGCGGTGGTGAAGATGATCGACTCCGGAGACAAACTGAAGCTGGACCAGAATCACGTCGAGACGGTCATACCTGCACCAG GTAAACGTGTTCTGATCCTGAACGGACCGTACAGAGACGCCGAGGCTCTGCTGGAGGGAATAAACGAAAAAAACTTCAGCGCCAGGCTCACGCTCGACTCG GGTCAGCAGAAGGGGAATACGGTGGACGTCGCCTACGAGGATTTCTCCAAACTGGCCTGA
- the itih2 gene encoding inter-alpha-trypsin inhibitor heavy chain H2, producing the protein MMVVLMESSWMPGNMSRLLLLLLGLLVLQQGRCFEFVIDGEWEEETSHLDHRERHKRAILTSEEQEDFEAIRGDDITVKSYKVESRITSRFAHTTVRSSVVNSGSKAQSIGFNVQIPKRAFITNFTMNVNGITFVGSVKEKTVARNLYAQARARGKAAGIVRANSQDMETFKTEVHVPPGSNIEFELHYQEMMHRKLGFYEHSLYLQPGRLVPQFQADVYIYEPKGISMVQTPNTLGAQFTELIRVTSSKDKAHIVFKPNIQQQRKCDNCTESAIDGVFTVKYDVTRDSNAGELQVSDGHFVQFFAPSNLSPLPKNIVFVIDVSGSMWGVKMKQTVEAMQAILDDLTIDDHFSIIDFNHNVRCWSEELVPASSIQIADAKKYIQNIKPNGGTNINEALMRAVQMLVRASNQGLIDPRSVSMIILVSDGDPTVGEIKLSTIQKNVKRVMREEFSLFSLGIGFDVDYDFLERIAMENRGMAQRIYANHDAAEQLRTFYSQVSSPLLRRITVQFPEESVSDVTQNRFDKYFSGSELVVAGKVLPSDSNTLTSFTTASASRLDITLETEADTTELDAELAKHQHSFTGFARQMWAYITIKQLISERSLAPTAAKKRKITQRIMSLAVEHQFVTPLTALLVESEDATERLLADSPRDPKQGCCSGGGIGGGSASSGLAPVRVVYQPPPWVQMTTMAPPSQAEKGPEEWALPQQVNLVDNDPHFIVHLPRSNMDVCFNIDSKPGHILNLVSDSGTGVVVNGQLIGSKQMHKNKLNTYFGTISVYYQPDGVSVTVSTDSITMTDGRNNHSFTWGATADITQDGVRISIMKNSHVSIVINNNIQVMVLLHRVWKKNPVSVDFLGIYIANDNQYSPIVHGLIGQFSREPEVSVYDVHEGVDPLKKEATMEVKGNRLQVTRGWQKDYRRDRRRGSNIYCWFIHNSGKGFIDGHYTDYIVPHLNSFLQRL; encoded by the exons GCCTGGAAACATGAgccgtctgctgctgctgcttctgggGCTCCTGGTCCTCCAACAGGGCCGCTGCTTTGAGTTTGTGATAGACGGAGAATGGGAGGAAGAGACG TCGCATCTGGATCATCGGGAGAGACACAAG agagCGATATTGACCAGCGAGGAGCAGGAAGACTTTGAG GCCATCCGTGGAGATGACATCACCGTCAAGAGCTACAAGGTGGAGAGCCGGATCACGTCCCGCTTCGCCCACACCACCGTCAGGAGCTCGGTGGTCAATTCGGGCTCCAAGGCCCAGAGCATCGGCTTCAACGTCCAGATCCCCAAACGAGCTTTCATCACCAACTTCACCAT GAACGTGAACGGGATAACGTTTGTGGGCTCAGTGAAGGAGAAGACGGTCGCCAGGAACCTGTACGCTCAGGCCAGAGCCAGAGGCAAGGCAGCAGGCATCGTCAG GGCTAACTCCCAGGACATGGAGACCTTTAAGACAGAAGTCCACGTTCCTCCTGGCAGCAACATTGAGTTTGAGCTCCACTACCAGGAGATGATGCACAGAAAGCTGGGCTTCTACGAGCACTCGCTGTACCTGCAGCCTGGGAGGCTGGTGCCACAGTTCCAG GCGGATGTCTACATCTATGAACCAAAGGGCATTTCCATGGTACAAACACCAAACACCCTGGGAGCGCAGTTTACAGAGCTGATCAGAGTTACGTCATCCAAAGACAAG GCTCACATCGTCTTCAAGCCCAacatacagcagcagaggaagtgcGACAACTGCACAGAAAGCGCCATCGACGGCGTCTTCACGGTCAAATATGATGTGACGAGGGACAGCAACGCCGGGGAACTACAG GTCTCAGATGGCCACTTCGTCCAGTTCTTCGCTCCCTCCAACCTCTCGCCTCTTCCTAAAAACATCGTGTTTGTTATTGACGTCAGCGGATCCATGTGGGGAGTCAAGATGAAGCAA ACAGTGGAGGCCATGCAGGCTATTTTGGATGACCTGACCATCGACGACCACTTCAGCATCATTGACTTCAACCATAATGTGCGTTGCTGGAGCGAGGAGCTGGTTCCCGCCTCCTCTATTCAGATCGCAGATGCCAAGAAATACATCCAGAACATCAAACCCAACGGAG gTACCAACATCAACGAGGCTCTGATGAGAGCAGTTCAGATGCTGGTGAGGGCGTCCAATCAGGGGCTCATCGACCCTCGCTCTGTCTCCATGATCATCCTGGTGTCTGATGGAGACCCCACAGTGG GTGAGATCAAGCTCAGCACCATCCAGAAGAACGTGAAGCGGGTGATGAGGGAAgagttttctctcttctcattgGGCATTGGCTTCGACGTGGACTATGACTTCCTGGAGCGCATTGCCATGGAGAATAGGGGCATGGCGCAGAGGATCTATGCCAACCATGATGCCGCAGAGCAGCTACGG ACGTTCTACAGCCaggtctcctctcctctgctgaggAGGATCACCGTCCAGTTCCCGGAGGAGTCGGTGTCAGACGTCACCCAGAACCGCTTCGACAAGTACTTCAGTGGCTCCGAGCTGGTGGTGGCCGGGAAGGTGCTGCCGTCTGACAGCAACACCCTGACCAGCTTCACCACCGCGTCTGCT TCCCGCCTTGATATCACCCTGGAGACAGAGGCCGACACCACGGAGTTGGACGCGGAGCTGGCCAAGCACCAGCACTCGTTCACGGGCTTCGCCAGACAAATGTGGGCCTACATCACCATCAAACAGCTCATCTCTGAAAG GTCTTTGGCTCCGACAGCTGCCAAGAAGAGGAAGATCACCCAGCGGATCATGTCGCTGGCTGTTGAGCATCAGTTCGTCACTCCTCTCACCGCCTTGCTGGTGGAGAGCGAGGACGCCACCGAGAGGCTACTGGCTGACTCTCCGAGGGACCCCAAGCAAGGCTGCTGCTCAG GGGGAGGAATAGGAGGAGGCTCGGCGTCCTCCGGTCTGGCTCCAGTCCGGGTTGTCTACCAGCCTCCACCCTGGGTCCAGATGACCACCATGGCTCCACCGAGTCAAGCTGAGAAGGGTCCGGAGGAGTGGGCCCTGCCTCAACAGGTCAACttag TGGATAATGACCCTCACTTCATCGTCCACCTGCCCAGAAGCAACATGGACGTCTGCTTCAACATCGACTCCAAACCGGGCCACATTCTCAACCTGGTGTCTGACAGCGGAACAG GTGTGGTTGTGAACGGTCAGTTGATTGGCTCCAAGCAGATgcacaaaaacaagctgaacaCGTACTTCGGCACCATCTCGGTCTACTACCAGCCCGATGGAGTCAGCGTGACCGTCAGCACCGACAGCATCACCATGACCGACGGCAGGAACAACCACTCCTTCACCTGGGGGGCCACggctgacatcacacaggatGG tgtgaggaTTTCCATTATGAAGAACTCCCATGTTTCCATCgtaataaataataacatcCAGGTGATGGTGCTGCTTCACCGTGTGTGGAAGAAAAATCCAGTCAGTGTTGACTTCCTGGGTATCTACATCGCCAACGACAACCAGTACTCCCCTATAGTCCACGGACTCATAG GGCAGTTTTCTAGAGAGCCTGAGGTGAGTGTGTACGACGTCCACGAAGGAGTCGACCCTCTGAAGAAGGAGGCCACCATGGAGGTGAAGGGCAACAGGCTGCAGGTCACCAG gggctGGCAGAAGGACTACAGGCGTGATAGGAGGCGTGGCTCAAACATCTACTGCTGGTTCATACACAACAGCGGGAAGGGCTTCATCGACGGCCACTACACCGACTACATCGTTCCACATCTGAACAGCTTCCTCCAGAGGCTCTGA